One window of the Pelmatolapia mariae isolate MD_Pm_ZW linkage group LG15, Pm_UMD_F_2, whole genome shotgun sequence genome contains the following:
- the heca gene encoding headcase protein homolog isoform X2, translating to MPNQKSSKGKKSKRTNSSGDEQENGACAAATGGAAAAAAPRSERSSEVQCATPLGCSLSRAIDLEKDDCQRVVCNSELCPYGNWMHLQCFYEWESSILVQFNCIGRARSWNEKQCRQNMWTKKGYDLAFRFCSCRCGQGHLKKDTDWYQVKRMQDERKKKSSERSSGRTGASGGASGSGDGFFEEPKKSKPLGGAVGGAKLANRASSQEMPRRQSVDRQNSTERGGAAGGGGGGGYAIGGPLPLGPPQKSPCDSPGQSPPTGFTFSPTAVLGSGGGGTGMRGSRQLGEFFKSAVHMDAQRKHLLVGGSLGRSGGCSLGASGGAAGAPHLDAGSVLPLQLSFTLPLHHRLTSGSVGDGSHPHPVQFLRRLDLSELLTHIPRHKLNTYHVRMEDDAQAGQGEELRRFILSALSASQRNVVNCALCHRALPVFEQFPLVDGTLFLSPSRHDEIEYDVPCHLQGQTWF from the exons ATGCCCAACCAGAAGAGCAGCaagggaaagaaaagcaaacgcACGAACAGTAGCGGAGATGAGCAGGAAAATGGAGCCTGTGCGGCCGCAACAGGAGGCGCGGCCGCGGCGGCTGCACCCAGGAGCGAGCGCTCAAGTG AGGTCCAGTGTGCAACCCCTCTCGGCTGCAGCCTGAGCCGTGCCATTGATCTGGAGAAGGACGACTGCCAGAGGGTTGTTTGCAACAGCGAGCTCTGCCCTTATGGCAACTGGATGCATCTACAGTGTTTCTACGAGTGGGAGAGCTCCATCCTTGTCCAGTTCAACTGCATCGGCCGTGCGCGGTCCTGGAATGAGAAGCAATGCAGACAAAACATGTGGACCAAGAAAGGCTACGACCTGGCCTTCAGGTTCTGCTCCTGCCGCTGTGGCCAGGGTCACCTGAAGAAGGACACCGACTGGTACCAGGTGAAACGCATGCAGGATGAGCGTAAGAAGAAGTCGTCGGAAAGGAGCTCAGGCAGGACTGGAGCCAGCGGAGGGGCTTCAGGGTCCGGGGATGGGTTTTTTGAGGAGCCCAAGAAAAGCAAACCACTTGGAGGAGCTGTAGGAGGAGCCAAACTAGCTAATAGGGCCTCTAGTCAGGAGATGCCTCGTAGACAATCAGTTGATCGACAGAACTCCACAGAGAGAggtggagcagcaggaggagggggaggaggaggatatGCAATAGGAGGGCCTTTACCTTTGGGGCCTCCTCAGAAATCTCCATGTGACTCCCCGGGACAGTCTCCTCCTACTGGCTTCACCTTCTCCCCCACTGCTGTTCTCGGATCGGGAGGTGGGGGAACAGGTATGCGGGGTTCCCGTCAGCTGGGAGAGTTCTTCAAATCAGCCGTCCACATGGACGCACAGAGGAAACACCTGCTGGTTGGGGGATCTCTTGGTCGGAGCGGAGGCTGCTCCCTGGGAGCCTCTGGCGGTGCAGCTGGTGCTCCTCACTTAGATGCAGGGTCTGTCCTGCCACTACAACTATCCTTTACCCTCCCGCTTCATCACCGGCTCACCTCTGGCAGTGTGGGTGATGGTAGCCACCCTCACCCGGTGCAGTTCCTGAGGAGGCTGGACCTCTCGGAACTCCTCACCCACATCCCGCGCCACAAGCTCAACACCTACCACGTCCGCATGGAAGATGATGCCCAGGCAGGCCAGGGAGAGGAGCTGCGCAG GTTCATCCTGTCAGCTCTCAGTGCGAGCCAGAGAAACGTGGTCAACTGTGCACTGTGCCACCGGGCGCTGCCTGTATTTGAGCAGTTTCCTTTGGTGGATGGGACGCTGTTCCTCAGCCCTTCACGCCATGATGAGATTGAGTACGATGTGCCGTGCCACCTTCAAGGTCAGACATGGTTTTAA
- the heca gene encoding headcase protein homolog isoform X1 — translation MPNQKSSKGKKSKRTNSSGDEQENGACAAATGGAAAAAAPRSERSSEVQCATPLGCSLSRAIDLEKDDCQRVVCNSELCPYGNWMHLQCFYEWESSILVQFNCIGRARSWNEKQCRQNMWTKKGYDLAFRFCSCRCGQGHLKKDTDWYQVKRMQDERKKKSSERSSGRTGASGGASGSGDGFFEEPKKSKPLGGAVGGAKLANRASSQEMPRRQSVDRQNSTERGGAAGGGGGGGYAIGGPLPLGPPQKSPCDSPGQSPPTGFTFSPTAVLGSGGGGTGMRGSRQLGEFFKSAVHMDAQRKHLLVGGSLGRSGGCSLGASGGAAGAPHLDAGSVLPLQLSFTLPLHHRLTSGSVGDGSHPHPVQFLRRLDLSELLTHIPRHKLNTYHVRMEDDAQAGQGEELRRFILSALSASQRNVVNCALCHRALPVFEQFPLVDGTLFLSPSRHDEIEYDVPCHLQGRLMHLYAICVDCLEGVHKIVCIKCKSRWDGSWHQLGTMYTYDILAASPCCQARLNCKHCGKPVVDVRVGMQYFSEYSNVQQCPHCGNLDYHFVKPFSSYKVLEAY, via the exons ATGCCCAACCAGAAGAGCAGCaagggaaagaaaagcaaacgcACGAACAGTAGCGGAGATGAGCAGGAAAATGGAGCCTGTGCGGCCGCAACAGGAGGCGCGGCCGCGGCGGCTGCACCCAGGAGCGAGCGCTCAAGTG AGGTCCAGTGTGCAACCCCTCTCGGCTGCAGCCTGAGCCGTGCCATTGATCTGGAGAAGGACGACTGCCAGAGGGTTGTTTGCAACAGCGAGCTCTGCCCTTATGGCAACTGGATGCATCTACAGTGTTTCTACGAGTGGGAGAGCTCCATCCTTGTCCAGTTCAACTGCATCGGCCGTGCGCGGTCCTGGAATGAGAAGCAATGCAGACAAAACATGTGGACCAAGAAAGGCTACGACCTGGCCTTCAGGTTCTGCTCCTGCCGCTGTGGCCAGGGTCACCTGAAGAAGGACACCGACTGGTACCAGGTGAAACGCATGCAGGATGAGCGTAAGAAGAAGTCGTCGGAAAGGAGCTCAGGCAGGACTGGAGCCAGCGGAGGGGCTTCAGGGTCCGGGGATGGGTTTTTTGAGGAGCCCAAGAAAAGCAAACCACTTGGAGGAGCTGTAGGAGGAGCCAAACTAGCTAATAGGGCCTCTAGTCAGGAGATGCCTCGTAGACAATCAGTTGATCGACAGAACTCCACAGAGAGAggtggagcagcaggaggagggggaggaggaggatatGCAATAGGAGGGCCTTTACCTTTGGGGCCTCCTCAGAAATCTCCATGTGACTCCCCGGGACAGTCTCCTCCTACTGGCTTCACCTTCTCCCCCACTGCTGTTCTCGGATCGGGAGGTGGGGGAACAGGTATGCGGGGTTCCCGTCAGCTGGGAGAGTTCTTCAAATCAGCCGTCCACATGGACGCACAGAGGAAACACCTGCTGGTTGGGGGATCTCTTGGTCGGAGCGGAGGCTGCTCCCTGGGAGCCTCTGGCGGTGCAGCTGGTGCTCCTCACTTAGATGCAGGGTCTGTCCTGCCACTACAACTATCCTTTACCCTCCCGCTTCATCACCGGCTCACCTCTGGCAGTGTGGGTGATGGTAGCCACCCTCACCCGGTGCAGTTCCTGAGGAGGCTGGACCTCTCGGAACTCCTCACCCACATCCCGCGCCACAAGCTCAACACCTACCACGTCCGCATGGAAGATGATGCCCAGGCAGGCCAGGGAGAGGAGCTGCGCAG GTTCATCCTGTCAGCTCTCAGTGCGAGCCAGAGAAACGTGGTCAACTGTGCACTGTGCCACCGGGCGCTGCCTGTATTTGAGCAGTTTCCTTTGGTGGATGGGACGCTGTTCCTCAGCCCTTCACGCCATGATGAGATTGAGTACGATGTGCCGTGCCACCTTCAAG GCCGGCTGATGCACCTCTATGCCATCTGTGTGGACTGTCTAGAGGGCGTCCACAAGATTGTCTGCATCAAGTGCAAGTCACGCTGGGATGGGAGCTGGCACCAGCTGGGCACCATGTATACCTACGACATACTGGCTGCTTCACCGTGTTGCCAG